In Paenibacillus sp. G2S3, a single window of DNA contains:
- a CDS encoding cysteine hydrolase family protein codes for MENSTALLIIDVQEAMFSYPQKLYDEEGVMEKIISLQQKARLAGTPIVYVQHTEDEEYTKGTLTWQISHRITPQEGEVIVEKPTWDAFHRTELQNELQKLGITNLVICGMQSEFCLDTTIRRAYSMGYKSVLVQDAHSTFDNALLSSEAIVKHHNAVLGGRFARLQPASEVQF; via the coding sequence TTGGAAAATTCAACTGCACTATTAATTATCGATGTCCAAGAAGCAATGTTCTCCTATCCACAAAAGCTTTACGATGAAGAGGGTGTGATGGAAAAGATTATCTCCCTTCAGCAGAAAGCACGCTTAGCAGGTACTCCTATTGTCTATGTTCAACATACAGAAGATGAGGAATATACAAAAGGTACACTCACTTGGCAGATCAGTCACCGCATCACACCACAGGAAGGCGAAGTTATTGTGGAGAAGCCTACCTGGGATGCTTTTCACCGAACAGAACTGCAAAATGAACTCCAAAAGCTCGGGATTACGAATCTGGTGATTTGTGGGATGCAAAGTGAGTTCTGCTTAGATACGACGATAAGACGCGCATACAGCATGGGGTATAAGAGTGTTCTGGTTCAAGATGCACATAGTACTTTTGATAACGCATTGCTGAGCAGTGAAGCTATCGTTAAGCATCATAATGCAGTGCTTGGAGGTAGGTTTGCTCGTTTACAGCCTGCAAGTGAGGTCCAGTTCTAG
- a CDS encoding VanW family protein, with amino-acid sequence MSTPQAAMKPIQRSRLRLFVGKRYFIWKRYLKWFTGRGKVAKQRTIEILSYEAMTHATPLLRSLRNVDMVLQYNKITNLRLAITKLDGLMVRPGETFSYWRSIGKPSKRKGYLEGMVLHYGGFHSGVGGGLCQLSNLIYWMTLHTPLTVTERHRHSYDVFPDEQRTQPFGSGATCSYNYLDLQVKNNTEQTYQLKLWLDDSHLHGEWRCDEQSLYKYEVYESDHMISLEPWGGYIRSNKISRKVYTRTGELVGDEAVTDNYALMMYSPLLHG; translated from the coding sequence ATGAGCACACCTCAGGCTGCCATGAAGCCTATTCAGCGTTCTCGCCTTAGATTATTCGTCGGTAAACGATATTTTATTTGGAAGAGGTATTTGAAATGGTTTACTGGACGAGGCAAGGTAGCGAAGCAGCGTACTATTGAAATTTTATCTTATGAAGCCATGACCCATGCTACACCTTTATTAAGAAGTCTTCGGAATGTAGATATGGTGCTGCAGTACAATAAAATAACTAATTTACGGCTGGCGATCACGAAACTGGATGGGCTCATGGTGCGCCCGGGGGAGACTTTCTCCTATTGGAGAAGCATTGGTAAGCCTAGTAAGCGAAAAGGATATTTGGAGGGTATGGTGCTTCATTATGGCGGTTTTCATTCTGGAGTCGGCGGTGGGTTATGCCAGTTGTCCAATCTGATCTACTGGATGACACTGCATACACCACTTACCGTTACGGAACGACATCGGCACAGCTATGATGTATTTCCAGATGAACAGCGTACACAGCCATTTGGAAGCGGAGCCACCTGTTCTTATAATTATTTGGATCTTCAAGTAAAGAATAACACGGAGCAAACGTATCAATTAAAGCTCTGGCTGGATGACAGCCATTTGCATGGGGAATGGAGATGCGATGAGCAGTCCCTTTATAAATATGAAGTGTACGAAAGTGATCATATGATTAGTTTAGAACCTTGGGGAGGGTATATACGCAGTAACAAGATTAGTCGAAAAGTATATACACGGACCGGAGAGCTAGTTGGAGATGAAGCTGTAACTGATAATTACGCACTTATGATGTATTCTCCGCTTCTTCATGGATAA
- a CDS encoding zinc-dependent alcohol dehydrogenase, whose protein sequence is MKALTYQGKKKVKVKEVADPRIEKKDDIIVRITSTAICGSDLHIFNGEIPGMHDDYIIGHEPMGIVEEIGPDVTKVKEGDRIIIPFNVACGQCYFCQHEMESQCDNSNEAKDTGGYLGYSDTYGGFAGGQAELLRVPYGNFGPFVVPEDAEMEDEKILFLSDIVPTAWWGVESGGVKPGDTVIVLGCGPVGLLTQKFAWIKGASRVIAVDHIGYRLQHAKLTNNVEIYNFEEIKDIEAHLKEITHGGADVVIDCVGLDAKISALEKVETTLKLQGGSLSAFRMASDIVRKFGTIQLVGVYGLNYNMFPLGHLFERNITLKMGQAPVIHYMPLLYKMIKENKFDPTDIITHRLPISKAEHGYDVFSEKKEDCIKVVLKP, encoded by the coding sequence ATGAAAGCATTAACCTATCAAGGAAAGAAGAAAGTGAAAGTTAAAGAGGTTGCTGATCCGAGGATTGAGAAAAAGGATGACATTATCGTTCGAATTACTTCTACAGCGATTTGTGGCTCAGATCTGCACATTTTTAATGGTGAAATTCCAGGTATGCATGATGATTATATTATTGGTCATGAGCCCATGGGGATTGTTGAGGAGATCGGTCCAGACGTAACTAAAGTCAAGGAAGGCGACCGGATCATTATTCCCTTTAATGTAGCCTGTGGTCAGTGCTACTTCTGCCAGCATGAGATGGAGAGTCAATGCGATAATTCTAACGAGGCCAAGGATACAGGCGGTTATTTAGGTTATTCCGATACTTATGGCGGCTTTGCTGGCGGGCAAGCTGAATTGCTGCGGGTACCTTATGGTAATTTCGGCCCTTTTGTAGTTCCTGAGGATGCAGAAATGGAAGATGAGAAAATCCTTTTCTTATCAGATATCGTGCCTACAGCTTGGTGGGGAGTAGAAAGCGGCGGAGTGAAGCCAGGGGATACAGTCATTGTTCTCGGCTGCGGGCCTGTGGGACTGCTTACTCAGAAGTTTGCTTGGATCAAAGGCGCCTCAAGAGTCATTGCGGTTGATCATATTGGCTACCGTCTGCAGCATGCGAAGCTGACTAATAATGTCGAAATTTACAACTTTGAAGAGATTAAGGATATTGAAGCTCATTTGAAGGAGATAACACATGGGGGCGCAGATGTAGTTATTGACTGTGTAGGTTTGGATGCCAAAATATCTGCTTTGGAGAAAGTGGAAACCACGCTGAAGCTGCAGGGAGGCTCACTCAGTGCATTTAGAATGGCCTCGGATATCGTACGTAAATTCGGAACTATTCAGCTTGTAGGGGTGTATGGGCTTAATTACAATATGTTCCCACTGGGTCATCTATTTGAACGCAATATTACCTTAAAGATGGGACAAGCCCCAGTAATTCACTATATGCCTTTGCTTTATAAGATGATTAAAGAGAATAAATTTGACCCGACAGATATCATTACGCATCGCCTGCCTATCAGTAAAGCGGAGCATGGCTATGACGTTTTTAGTGAGAAAAAAGAGGACTGCATCAAGGTTGTTCTGAAGCCTTAG
- the queF gene encoding preQ(1) synthase → MQEVTLLGNQGTQYKFGYDPDILEVFDNKHPGRDYFVKFNCPEFTSLCPVTGQPDFATLYISYIPEQKMVESKSLKLYLFSFRNHGDFHEDCVNIIMNDLISLMDPRYIEVWGKFTPRGGISIDPYCNYGRPGTKYEAMAEHRLINHDLYPEKVDNR, encoded by the coding sequence ATGCAAGAAGTTACATTGCTAGGTAATCAGGGAACGCAGTACAAGTTTGGTTATGATCCAGACATTTTAGAGGTATTTGATAACAAGCATCCAGGGCGTGATTATTTTGTTAAATTTAACTGTCCTGAGTTCACGAGCTTATGTCCTGTAACAGGCCAGCCGGATTTCGCCACACTGTATATTTCGTATATACCTGAGCAGAAAATGGTGGAATCCAAATCATTAAAGCTGTATCTGTTTAGCTTCCGTAACCATGGTGACTTTCATGAGGACTGTGTCAACATTATAATGAATGATCTGATCTCACTGATGGACCCACGTTACATTGAGGTGTGGGGCAAGTTCACTCCGCGTGGAGGCATATCTATTGATCCTTATTGCAACTATGGAAGACCGGGTACGAAGTATGAGGCGATGGCGGAACACCGCTTAATCAATCACGACCTCTATCCGGAAAAAGTGGACAACCGCTAA
- a CDS encoding class I SAM-dependent methyltransferase, giving the protein MEEQDQNLELNPGKGTAPTSEELWNEDTYTAWVARFGTPSEAAAKLIKEPSAKLYPLSSYFGDVQGKKMMNLMGSNGMKAVALSLLGADVTVADFSEANARYAADLAQEAGVQLNYIVSDVLKLPDHVLDGSYDIVFAELGIVHYFTDLAPFMETVRHLLSPGGIFVLRDFHPVTTKLISSKGSTAKVRKHKVSGDYFETTLEEKKVSYSKYLPSTGKPIDEQEHSIVYWRRWTLGEIVTAAASSGLVIRQLIEEPNLSSDVYDKGIPKTFTLVAGKGQNL; this is encoded by the coding sequence ATGGAAGAACAAGATCAAAATTTAGAACTGAATCCTGGAAAAGGCACTGCGCCAACGAGTGAGGAACTATGGAACGAAGACACGTACACAGCTTGGGTTGCTCGATTTGGTACACCGTCTGAGGCTGCAGCCAAGTTAATTAAGGAACCAAGTGCAAAGCTGTACCCGCTCTCTTCTTATTTTGGAGATGTACAGGGTAAAAAGATGATGAATCTCATGGGATCAAACGGAATGAAGGCAGTCGCGCTGTCATTACTTGGAGCGGACGTTACTGTTGCTGACTTCTCAGAAGCTAATGCGCGTTATGCAGCTGATCTCGCACAAGAAGCAGGTGTTCAGCTTAACTATATCGTATCGGATGTTCTTAAGCTGCCAGATCACGTGCTCGATGGTTCATATGATATCGTATTTGCTGAATTAGGAATTGTACACTACTTTACCGACCTAGCACCGTTTATGGAAACCGTCCGCCATTTACTTTCTCCTGGTGGGATTTTTGTTCTACGTGATTTCCATCCTGTGACAACTAAGCTTATATCCTCTAAGGGTTCTACAGCGAAGGTTCGTAAGCACAAAGTTAGCGGGGACTATTTCGAAACGACATTGGAAGAAAAAAAGGTCTCGTACTCTAAGTATTTGCCTTCCACAGGCAAACCAATAGACGAACAGGAACATAGCATTGTATATTGGCGCCGCTGGACGCTTGGAGAAATTGTAACAGCTGCTGCCAGTTCCGGGCTTGTGATCCGCCAATTGATCGAAGAACCCAATCTATCCTCGGATGTTTATGATAAAGGAATACCAAAGACATTCACCTTGGTGGCAGGAAAGGGTCAGAACCTGTAG
- the queC gene encoding 7-cyano-7-deazaguanine synthase QueC, whose product MNKKALVVFSGGQDSTTCLVWALKQFEEVQVVTFNYNQRHAAEIEVATEIAAKFNVKQHILDLGLLNQLAPNALTRQDIDIVAGEGDELPSTFVDGRNLLFLSFAAILAKQLGYSHIVTGVCQTDFSGYPDCRDVFVKSLNVTLNLSMDYEFAVHTPLMWLDKKETWKMADELGYFDYVREHTLTCYNGVIGSGCGTCPACLLRQRGLEQYEAERTEAGS is encoded by the coding sequence ATGAATAAAAAAGCACTCGTCGTATTCAGCGGTGGACAAGATAGCACCACTTGCCTGGTATGGGCTTTGAAGCAATTTGAAGAAGTACAGGTAGTTACCTTCAATTATAATCAGCGTCATGCAGCAGAAATTGAAGTTGCAACAGAAATAGCAGCTAAGTTTAATGTGAAACAGCATATCCTTGATCTGGGGCTGCTGAATCAGCTGGCACCAAATGCATTAACCCGACAGGATATTGATATTGTAGCTGGCGAAGGTGATGAGCTTCCTAGTACATTTGTGGATGGACGGAATTTGTTGTTTTTATCTTTTGCCGCAATATTAGCTAAGCAGTTGGGTTACTCCCATATCGTCACTGGTGTCTGCCAAACGGACTTTAGTGGATATCCGGACTGCCGTGATGTTTTTGTGAAATCATTGAATGTTACGCTGAATTTGTCTATGGACTATGAGTTTGCGGTACACACTCCACTGATGTGGCTGGATAAAAAAGAAACGTGGAAGATGGCTGATGAATTGGGTTATTTTGATTACGTTCGCGAGCACACATTGACCTGTTATAACGGCGTGATTGGTAGTGGCTGTGGAACTTGTCCAGCTTGTCTATTACGTCAACGTGGTCTTGAGCAATATGAGGCGGAGAGAACGGAGGCCGGTTCTTAA
- a CDS encoding 6-carboxytetrahydropterin synthase, whose amino-acid sequence MLNEVSVCKIFTFDAAHQLIGHKGKCSNLHGHTYKLEVVLKGKPEATEGHSDEGFVIDFSDIKTTVQQSLVDRLDHAFLAMGNEPVLETLTNTGSKVALLSFRTTVENMSSYIAYKLKQAGLPLYAVKLWETPTSWAEVLAEDIPEDGPSYRLYGGCDCE is encoded by the coding sequence ATGCTTAACGAGGTTTCAGTCTGCAAAATATTTACGTTCGATGCGGCCCATCAATTAATTGGTCACAAAGGGAAATGTAGCAACCTGCATGGACATACTTATAAGCTCGAAGTAGTGCTTAAGGGCAAACCAGAGGCTACGGAAGGCCACTCAGACGAAGGGTTTGTTATTGACTTTAGCGATATCAAGACGACAGTGCAACAAAGCCTTGTAGACCGTCTAGATCATGCTTTTCTCGCTATGGGAAATGAGCCAGTGTTAGAGACGTTAACGAATACGGGTTCCAAAGTAGCCTTGCTGTCTTTCCGCACCACAGTTGAGAATATGTCTTCATATATTGCCTACAAGCTTAAGCAAGCGGGGCTGCCGCTGTACGCTGTAAAGCTGTGGGAGACACCAACCTCCTGGGCAGAGGTGCTGGCAGAGGATATCCCTGAGGATGGGCCATCTTACCGCTTGTATGGAGGCTGTGATTGTGAGTAA
- a CDS encoding sugar ABC transporter ATP-binding protein, whose amino-acid sequence MDEVLLRMAGIDKFFPGVHALNQCQFELKRGEVHALVGENGAGKSTLMKIATGVYSKDAGQMWYKGSEVEIANTRAAQELGISIIHQELNLMPHLTVAQNIFIGREPRKALKWFVDDLELNRKVQELFDQMNLKLDPKTLVSDLTVANQQMVEIAKALSFNAEVLIMDEPTAALTDTEINELFRMIEQLREKGVGIIYISHRMDELKRITDRITVMRDGCYVDTVRTDSITIDQIISMMVGRELYQTSKPTHSLQTEQVVLEVRNLSSGQMLKDISFHLNKGEILGFAGLMGAGRTEVVRAVFGADPIDKGEIMLHGNTVRIKQPHQAVQHGIGYLSEDRKRYGLLVDMDISMNNAIASFYKFRNAFGWMRDREMRKSAEQHAEALATKTPSVSQKVKFLSGGNQQKVVIGKWLTRDCDVLIFDEPTRGIDVGAKSEIYKLLDQLAGEGKAIIIVSSDLPEILRMSHRIIVMCEGRITGELLAEEASQEAIMKYATMRS is encoded by the coding sequence ATGGACGAAGTATTACTACGAATGGCGGGGATTGATAAATTTTTTCCTGGTGTTCATGCATTGAATCAATGTCAATTTGAGCTGAAGCGTGGGGAAGTGCATGCCTTAGTCGGTGAAAATGGCGCAGGAAAGTCTACCTTAATGAAGATTGCCACAGGAGTCTATTCCAAGGATGCGGGTCAGATGTGGTACAAGGGATCTGAGGTGGAAATTGCCAATACTCGCGCTGCGCAGGAACTCGGGATTAGTATCATTCATCAGGAACTGAATCTAATGCCGCATCTTACAGTGGCCCAAAATATATTTATTGGTCGTGAGCCGCGCAAGGCACTGAAATGGTTCGTTGATGATCTGGAGCTAAATCGTAAGGTGCAGGAACTGTTTGATCAGATGAATCTAAAGCTTGATCCGAAGACTTTGGTCTCAGATCTGACAGTTGCTAATCAGCAAATGGTTGAAATCGCAAAAGCTTTGTCCTTCAATGCGGAGGTACTGATCATGGATGAACCAACTGCAGCGTTGACAGATACGGAAATTAACGAGTTATTCCGTATGATCGAGCAATTACGAGAAAAAGGTGTAGGTATTATATACATCTCTCACCGCATGGATGAGTTGAAACGGATCACAGACCGCATTACAGTCATGCGGGATGGTTGTTACGTGGATACTGTTCGGACGGATTCAATAACCATTGATCAGATTATTAGCATGATGGTTGGTCGTGAACTGTATCAAACGTCGAAGCCAACACATTCGTTACAGACAGAGCAAGTCGTACTAGAGGTTCGAAACTTATCCAGTGGGCAAATGTTGAAGGATATCAGCTTTCATCTGAATAAAGGTGAGATTCTGGGCTTCGCTGGATTAATGGGCGCTGGACGTACTGAGGTTGTTCGTGCCGTATTTGGGGCTGATCCTATCGATAAGGGTGAGATTATGCTGCATGGAAATACGGTTCGTATAAAACAGCCTCACCAAGCGGTGCAGCATGGAATTGGCTATTTGTCCGAAGATCGCAAACGCTACGGGCTGCTTGTAGATATGGACATTAGCATGAATAATGCGATTGCTTCCTTCTATAAATTCCGTAATGCATTCGGATGGATGAGGGATCGGGAGATGCGAAAGTCCGCGGAGCAGCATGCGGAAGCACTAGCAACCAAGACTCCAAGTGTAAGTCAAAAAGTCAAATTCTTATCCGGTGGGAATCAGCAAAAAGTAGTTATCGGGAAATGGTTAACGAGAGATTGCGATGTGTTGATCTTCGACGAGCCAACACGTGGTATTGATGTAGGAGCGAAAAGTGAGATCTATAAGTTGCTTGATCAGCTAGCAGGTGAGGGAAAAGCGATCATTATAGTCTCTTCAGATCTCCCAGAGATTCTAAGAATGAGCCATCGCATTATTGTCATGTGTGAAGGACGTATAACTGGTGAACTACTCGCAGAAGAAGCATCGCAAGAAGCGATAATGAAATATGCGACGATGCGTTCATAA
- a CDS encoding DMT family transporter, which yields MKLKKPPLPIPILMLIGIVAISFSAIFIKWSAAPASIQGMYRLLFTSLLMLPFARPYSGAAFALRKKDWIMLVLSGTMLALHFLLWMGSLKYTSVASSTMIMALEPVFIMLGVYFLYKEKTAVSAILGLSIAIGGVVFIGWGDIGISADNLKGDLLSVGGTVAVAVHMLIGQKLVVRMPSYLYSLIVFLSAAGVFAIYNLIMGISFFNYPAKEWGIFLLLAVVPTVFGHILFNWLLQYVSATTVSMNILGEPVGASILAYLLLGEQLTALQWAGGLLVMLGLGVYLYAGRKKTIQVADAIQNAS from the coding sequence GTGAAGCTTAAAAAACCGCCACTTCCTATTCCGATTTTAATGTTGATTGGGATTGTGGCCATCTCTTTTTCCGCCATTTTTATTAAGTGGTCTGCAGCGCCAGCGTCTATACAAGGAATGTATCGGCTGTTGTTCACCTCGCTGCTGATGTTGCCTTTTGCAAGACCATACAGCGGAGCAGCGTTCGCTCTTCGTAAAAAGGACTGGATCATGCTAGTGCTCTCAGGCACTATGCTAGCTCTACATTTTTTGCTTTGGATGGGCTCTTTGAAGTATACTTCGGTAGCTAGTTCAACGATGATCATGGCGCTGGAGCCAGTGTTTATTATGCTGGGCGTTTATTTTTTGTATAAGGAAAAAACGGCTGTGTCTGCTATTCTGGGGCTGAGTATTGCTATAGGCGGAGTAGTGTTTATCGGCTGGGGAGATATTGGTATCTCTGCAGATAATCTTAAAGGTGATTTGTTATCGGTTGGAGGAACAGTAGCGGTAGCTGTGCATATGCTTATCGGTCAAAAGCTTGTAGTGCGCATGCCCTCATACCTGTACAGCTTGATAGTCTTCTTATCAGCGGCTGGTGTGTTTGCCATATACAATCTGATTATGGGGATTTCCTTTTTCAATTATCCTGCGAAAGAGTGGGGGATTTTCCTATTGCTAGCAGTGGTTCCTACGGTGTTTGGTCATATTTTATTTAATTGGCTGCTTCAGTATGTATCCGCAACTACGGTATCTATGAACATCTTAGGAGAACCAGTGGGGGCTAGTATCCTTGCTTATCTGCTCTTGGGTGAACAATTAACTGCGCTACAATGGGCAGGTGGACTTTTGGTTATGTTAGGACTGGGCGTATATTTGTACGCTGGAAGAAAGAAAACGATTCAGGTGGCAGATGCCATTCAGAATGCTTCATAA
- the queE gene encoding 7-carboxy-7-deazaguanine synthase QueE produces the protein MGHLTACMEAVIVSKIPVIEMFGPTIQGEGAVIGVKTMFVRTYGCDYRCGWCDSAFTWDGTAKDKVRMLEADEIMNELLAIAGDNFDCVTISGGNPALIGEGMGTFINLLHERGIQAAIETQGSKWQEWFNDVDVLTISPKPPSSGMTTNWEMLDNIMRKMENLGRSTHSLKVVVFDETDFDYAKNVHHRYPNVQLFLQPGNDDVTEEGDISARLLGRLEWLFNKVIVDQEMNRVRVLPQLHALIWHNKRGK, from the coding sequence ATGGGCCATCTTACCGCTTGTATGGAGGCTGTGATTGTGAGTAAGATTCCTGTAATTGAAATGTTCGGTCCGACCATTCAAGGTGAAGGTGCGGTAATTGGTGTGAAGACGATGTTTGTCCGCACCTATGGCTGTGATTATCGCTGTGGCTGGTGTGACTCCGCTTTTACTTGGGATGGTACTGCTAAGGATAAGGTTCGAATGCTGGAAGCGGATGAAATTATGAATGAACTTTTAGCTATAGCTGGAGATAATTTCGATTGTGTTACGATTTCAGGTGGAAATCCTGCTTTGATTGGTGAAGGGATGGGCACTTTTATTAACCTGCTTCATGAACGAGGGATACAAGCGGCTATAGAAACTCAGGGCAGTAAATGGCAGGAATGGTTCAATGACGTGGATGTGCTGACAATCAGTCCGAAGCCACCAAGCTCAGGGATGACGACGAATTGGGAAATGCTAGATAACATCATGCGTAAGATGGAGAATCTAGGCCGTTCTACGCACAGTCTTAAAGTCGTTGTGTTTGATGAGACAGATTTTGATTATGCAAAAAACGTTCACCACCGATATCCAAATGTGCAGCTATTCCTACAACCTGGTAACGATGATGTCACTGAAGAGGGCGATATTTCTGCTCGACTGTTGGGAAGGTTGGAATGGTTGTTTAATAAAGTAATCGTGGATCAAGAAATGAATAGAGTACGTGTGCTTCCACAGCTGCATGCATTGATCTGGCATAATAAGCGCGGCAAGTAA